In one Mucilaginibacter sp. PAMB04168 genomic region, the following are encoded:
- a CDS encoding Arc family DNA binding domain-containing protein gives MAEKKSFALRIDAETMKAIERWATDEFRSVNGQIEWILHKALTEAGRLKNKEEKKESK, from the coding sequence ATGGCCGAAAAAAAATCATTTGCCTTACGTATTGATGCAGAAACCATGAAGGCCATTGAAAGGTGGGCCACAGATGAGTTTAGGAGTGTGAACGGGCAAATAGAATGGATTTTACACAAAGCCCTTACCGAAGCCGGCAGGCTCAAAAATAAGGAAGAGAAAAAAGAAAGTAAGTGA
- a CDS encoding SPFH domain-containing protein, producing MKTEKILKPFSGYLAIFLALGCVVLFMLSLVNQTPLGVIAGVFIFIVIVKGLVIIGPNSSKVLLLFGKYTGSVVDNGLFWVNPLYWRIDVSLKARNFESELIKVNDKMGNPVLISVILVWRVKDTYKASFSVDNYVQFVRIQTDSAVRKLAGSFPYDHFEDERAQITLSTNFEDINNALEHEIAERMEMAGIEVVEARIGHLAYAPEIAHSMLRRQQASAIVAARHKIVEGAVGMVESALKLLSEKDIINLDEERKAAMVSNLMVVLCGDRETQPVVNTGTLYQ from the coding sequence ATGAAAACTGAAAAGATACTTAAGCCTTTTAGTGGTTACTTAGCCATTTTTTTAGCACTCGGTTGCGTAGTGCTATTTATGCTCAGCCTGGTTAATCAGACTCCGTTGGGCGTTATTGCTGGTGTGTTCATATTCATCGTTATTGTAAAGGGTCTGGTCATTATTGGTCCCAACAGTTCAAAAGTGCTTTTGCTGTTTGGTAAGTATACCGGCAGTGTTGTTGATAATGGTTTGTTTTGGGTAAATCCGCTTTACTGGCGCATCGATGTTTCATTAAAAGCCCGCAACTTTGAAAGCGAACTGATTAAGGTGAACGATAAGATGGGTAACCCGGTTCTGATCAGTGTGATATTGGTGTGGCGGGTAAAGGATACCTATAAAGCTTCGTTCTCGGTTGATAATTATGTGCAGTTTGTACGTATACAAACCGATTCGGCCGTACGTAAGCTTGCCGGCAGTTTTCCGTATGATCATTTTGAGGACGAGCGCGCACAAATTACCCTGAGTACTAACTTTGAGGATATTAATAATGCGCTGGAACATGAGATAGCCGAGCGTATGGAGATGGCAGGCATTGAGGTGGTCGAAGCACGTATTGGCCACCTGGCTTATGCACCCGAGATTGCACATTCTATGCTGCGCAGGCAACAGGCATCGGCCATTGTGGCGGCCAGGCATAAGATAGTAGAGGGCGCCGTAGGTATGGTTGAAAGTGCACTAAAACTCTTATCTGAAAAAGATATTATTAACCTTGATGAAGAACGAAAAGCTGCTATGGTAAGCAACCTAATGGTTGTACTTTGCGGCGACAGGGAAACACAGCCGGTGGTGAACACCGGAACATTATATCAGTAA
- a CDS encoding SRPBCC domain-containing protein, with protein MTQPYEIERVYRAPVNEVWVALTTYDQMKQWYFDLPGFKAEVGYTFTFLGGHENGIQYKHVCQITNVEENKKLSYTWRYEGYPGESEVSFELFPEGDGTRLKLTHKGLETFPANNPDFAASNFAAGWEHIIGASLKRFLELA; from the coding sequence ATGACACAACCTTATGAGATTGAGCGGGTGTACCGCGCTCCTGTCAACGAAGTGTGGGTAGCCCTCACCACTTACGATCAGATGAAACAATGGTATTTTGATTTACCCGGCTTTAAAGCCGAGGTGGGTTATACTTTTACCTTTTTAGGTGGCCACGAAAATGGCATACAGTATAAACATGTTTGCCAAATAACCAATGTTGAGGAAAATAAAAAGCTAAGCTATACCTGGCGCTATGAAGGTTATCCAGGAGAATCAGAAGTAAGCTTTGAGCTCTTCCCGGAGGGCGATGGTACCCGGCTAAAATTAACGCATAAAGGACTGGAAACCTTTCCTGCCAATAACCCTGATTTTGCTGCATCGAACTTCGCAGCGGGATGGGAACATATTATTGGTGCCAGCCTTAAACGTTTTTTGGAACTGGCTTAA
- a CDS encoding metalloregulator ArsR/SmtB family transcription factor — MFKNKPDVFQAIADPTRRAILVMLATQALPVNALAENFEMSRPAVSKHIKVLHESGLVKITDSGRERYCTLNQLGFKEVTNWFAYFDKFWNEKLNNLENFLNQQHKTDKP; from the coding sequence ATGTTTAAAAATAAACCTGACGTATTCCAGGCCATTGCCGACCCCACCCGGCGTGCTATACTGGTAATGCTTGCCACGCAAGCTCTGCCTGTAAACGCCCTGGCCGAAAATTTTGAAATGAGCCGACCAGCGGTATCAAAACATATTAAAGTGTTACATGAGTCGGGGCTGGTTAAAATTACCGATTCCGGCCGTGAGCGGTATTGTACGCTCAATCAACTGGGTTTTAAAGAGGTAACCAATTGGTTCGCTTATTTTGATAAGTTCTGGAACGAGAAACTAAACAACCTGGAAAATTTTCTTAACCAACAACATAAAACCGATAAACCATGA
- a CDS encoding SRPBCC domain-containing protein: MKRDIIVTWYFEQSPAQVWQCLTQPELLSQWFMKNDFKAEVGHQFTFISKPIRAVNWDGIVYCEVLESTPEHKLVYTWKGGPKPGVINLDTVLTWTLTPQNGGTLLRLEHKGFKGIKNYLSSFMMEKGWGKVLRRFQQILKDYSNV, translated from the coding sequence ATGAAGCGAGATATTATTGTTACCTGGTATTTTGAGCAATCGCCTGCGCAAGTGTGGCAGTGCCTAACCCAGCCGGAGCTGCTAAGTCAGTGGTTTATGAAGAATGACTTTAAGGCTGAGGTAGGACATCAGTTTACCTTTATCAGTAAACCTATACGTGCGGTAAATTGGGACGGTATTGTTTACTGCGAGGTGTTGGAAAGTACACCTGAGCACAAACTGGTGTACACCTGGAAAGGTGGACCCAAGCCTGGGGTAATCAATTTGGACACCGTACTTACCTGGACGCTCACTCCTCAAAACGGGGGCACCCTATTGCGGCTTGAACACAAAGGGTTTAAGGGAATCAAAAACTATCTATCGAGCTTCATGATGGAAAAAGGCTGGGGGAAAGTGCTACGCAGGTTTCAGCAAATACTTAAAGACTATAGCAATGTTTAA
- a CDS encoding threonine synthase, whose protein sequence is MLPNSAAPSLINASTGTLISHLECPNCGKIYSTDVVRTVCENEACLSSLLARYDLTGGLHKDILIGRVANMWRYKEVLPIVNEENIVTLGEGFTPILRLKNLQHLAGKIEVLWKDESGNPTGSFKARGIGAAVSKAKELGINTIVTPTAGNAGGALAAYAARAGMQAVVYMPKLTPQVFKDECRLYGAELIEVEGSISDCGKLANEQAVINSWFQVSTLKEPYRLEGKKTMGYEIAEQLNWQLPDVILYPTGGGTGLIGLWKAFDEMEQLGWIGSHRPRMVAVQSTSCDGIVQAFHSGQVTATFVDGGFTIANGLRVPKPYADKLILKVLRDSNGTAVSVPDVLMSAALKEIARHEGMLIAPEGAALWQAFKQLKANNWIKNNEQVVLLNTGSGYKYLENIEV, encoded by the coding sequence ATGTTACCGAATAGTGCTGCGCCATCTCTCATAAATGCCTCAACCGGAACCCTCATTAGTCACTTGGAATGCCCCAACTGTGGGAAAATTTATAGTACAGATGTAGTAAGAACAGTTTGTGAAAATGAAGCCTGTTTATCATCACTGCTGGCCCGATATGATTTAACTGGCGGGCTACATAAGGACATACTCATTGGTAGGGTGGCTAACATGTGGCGCTACAAAGAGGTGTTGCCCATTGTAAACGAAGAAAACATTGTAACCTTGGGCGAAGGTTTTACGCCTATACTACGTTTGAAAAATTTACAGCACCTGGCCGGTAAAATTGAGGTGTTATGGAAGGATGAGTCTGGTAATCCAACTGGTTCATTTAAAGCGCGCGGAATAGGAGCGGCGGTATCAAAAGCTAAAGAGTTAGGTATTAACACCATTGTAACGCCTACCGCTGGCAATGCGGGCGGTGCATTGGCTGCTTATGCTGCAAGGGCGGGTATGCAAGCTGTAGTGTACATGCCTAAACTAACACCGCAGGTTTTTAAAGATGAATGCCGTTTGTACGGTGCAGAACTGATTGAAGTAGAAGGTAGCATTAGTGATTGTGGCAAGCTGGCTAATGAGCAGGCTGTGATTAACAGTTGGTTCCAGGTATCTACCCTTAAAGAACCCTACCGGCTTGAAGGTAAAAAGACGATGGGTTATGAAATTGCTGAACAATTGAACTGGCAACTACCCGATGTGATCTTGTACCCAACAGGCGGCGGCACCGGTTTAATTGGTTTATGGAAAGCATTTGATGAGATGGAGCAGTTAGGCTGGATAGGAAGCCACCGCCCGAGGATGGTAGCTGTACAATCCACCAGTTGTGATGGTATTGTACAGGCATTTCATAGCGGACAAGTGACGGCCACTTTTGTAGATGGCGGCTTTACCATAGCCAACGGACTACGTGTACCCAAACCCTATGCCGATAAATTAATACTAAAGGTATTGCGTGATAGTAACGGTACAGCCGTTAGCGTACCTGATGTGCTCATGAGTGCTGCCTTAAAGGAAATTGCCCGCCATGAAGGAATGCTTATTGCTCCCGAAGGTGCTGCCCTTTGGCAAGCATTTAAACAGCTAAAAGCCAACAACTGGATAAAAAACAATGAGCAGGTAGTGCTATTAAATACCGGCAGTGGCTATAAGTACCTGGAGAATATAGAGGTATAG
- a CDS encoding nitrite reductase has protein sequence MQSFRTELENPIVEKDIIDLDRKIRAFREGKIHEEKFRSLRLARGVYGQRQPGVQMVRIKLPFGKVTFKQILRIADIADEYGSGNLHLTTRQDIQIHYVSLDRTPELWAKLEQDDITLREACGNTVRNVTSSPTSGIDPKEPFDVSPYAHATFEYLLRNPICQEMGRKFKISFSSSEEDTAFSYIHDLGFIPKQRGEERGFKVLLGGGLGAQPALASVVKEFLPEDEVIPYIESIIRVFDRYGERNNRNKARLKFLVQKIGLDEVLRLAETEKIANKVKTYKINLDAVPQPVAPEAVTFAEVALQNPLKYEQWLLTNVFEQKQPGFYGVFVKVPVGDIHTPEARRLVEGLRGLVADEVRITQNQGLLLKYARKEALPALFNVLNELHLAEPGFDSVADVTTCPGTDTCNLGISNSMTLSRVLEDVIYNEYEDLIYNRDIKIKISGCMNSCGQHGLAHIGFHGSSLKADKRVLPSVQVLLGGGTVGDGIGRAADKVIKVPAKRATHVLRYVLNDYQANSIAEETFHAYYDRQGKDYFYQLLKPLADLTTLTEEEFVDWGHEETFATAIGVGECAGVMIDLVATLLFEADEKLGWAKEAFAGSRWADAIYHSYNTMVSTAKALLLDKAVNSSTQAGVIKEFDNHYVNTGLVTLPVSFNDLVLQINQNEPSEAFAGAYLQSAQEFITEMTAAREALKA, from the coding sequence ATGCAGAGTTTTAGAACCGAACTGGAAAACCCTATAGTTGAAAAAGACATCATCGATCTGGACAGAAAGATAAGGGCTTTCCGCGAAGGCAAAATACACGAGGAAAAGTTCAGGAGCCTGCGACTGGCACGTGGAGTTTACGGCCAACGCCAGCCCGGTGTCCAAATGGTACGCATTAAGCTGCCGTTTGGCAAGGTAACTTTTAAACAAATACTGCGCATTGCCGATATAGCCGACGAGTACGGAAGCGGCAATCTTCACTTAACCACCCGGCAGGATATACAGATACACTATGTTAGCCTTGACCGTACACCGGAATTATGGGCCAAGTTAGAGCAAGATGACATAACCCTGCGCGAGGCTTGCGGTAACACCGTACGCAATGTAACGTCCTCGCCCACTTCAGGCATTGACCCGAAGGAACCGTTTGACGTATCACCATACGCTCATGCTACGTTCGAATACTTATTGCGCAACCCTATTTGCCAGGAAATGGGCCGTAAATTCAAGATCTCTTTTTCATCAAGCGAAGAAGATACAGCATTTTCTTACATCCATGATCTGGGTTTCATTCCAAAACAGCGTGGCGAGGAACGCGGCTTTAAAGTACTATTGGGCGGCGGTTTGGGTGCGCAACCTGCTTTAGCCAGTGTAGTGAAAGAATTTTTACCTGAAGATGAGGTGATACCTTATATCGAGTCTATTATTCGTGTGTTTGACCGCTACGGCGAACGTAATAACCGTAACAAAGCGCGCTTAAAATTCCTGGTTCAGAAGATTGGCCTTGATGAAGTTTTACGCCTGGCCGAGACTGAAAAAATTGCCAATAAAGTAAAGACCTATAAAATTAACCTCGATGCCGTACCACAACCAGTGGCCCCGGAAGCGGTTACCTTTGCCGAAGTTGCTTTACAGAACCCGTTAAAGTATGAACAATGGCTGCTTACCAACGTTTTTGAACAAAAGCAGCCCGGTTTTTATGGCGTATTTGTAAAAGTGCCCGTTGGCGACATACACACACCAGAAGCCCGCAGGCTGGTTGAAGGCTTACGTGGTTTAGTAGCTGATGAAGTACGCATTACACAGAACCAGGGATTGCTGTTAAAATATGCCCGCAAGGAAGCTCTGCCCGCCCTGTTTAACGTCTTAAACGAACTTCACCTGGCCGAACCCGGCTTTGATAGCGTGGCCGATGTTACCACTTGTCCCGGTACCGACACCTGTAACCTGGGCATATCTAACAGCATGACTCTTTCCCGTGTGTTGGAAGATGTGATCTATAATGAATACGAGGATTTAATATATAACCGCGATATTAAAATTAAGATTAGCGGTTGCATGAACAGCTGTGGTCAGCATGGTTTAGCTCATATAGGATTTCATGGCAGCTCATTAAAGGCTGATAAACGCGTATTGCCGTCTGTGCAAGTGCTATTAGGGGGAGGTACGGTTGGCGATGGCATTGGCCGTGCTGCCGATAAAGTAATTAAGGTACCAGCCAAGCGTGCTACACATGTGTTGCGCTATGTTTTGAATGACTATCAGGCTAACTCCATAGCTGAAGAAACCTTTCATGCCTATTACGATCGCCAGGGTAAGGATTATTTTTACCAACTGTTAAAGCCGCTGGCCGACCTGACTACCCTAACCGAAGAAGAATTTGTAGATTGGGGCCATGAGGAAACGTTTGCCACTGCCATTGGTGTGGGCGAGTGCGCCGGCGTAATGATTGACCTGGTGGCTACGCTCCTTTTTGAGGCGGACGAAAAACTGGGCTGGGCCAAAGAGGCTTTTGCGGGAAGCCGTTGGGCCGATGCCATTTATCATAGCTACAATACTATGGTGAGTACTGCAAAGGCATTGTTGTTGGATAAGGCGGTTAACAGCAGCACCCAGGCAGGAGTAATAAAAGAGTTTGACAACCACTATGTAAATACCGGACTGGTAACTTTACCAGTATCCTTTAATGATCTGGTATTGCAGATCAATCAAAACGAACCATCAGAGGCATTTGCCGGTGCATACCTGCAAAGTGCCCAAGAATTTATAACCGAAATGACAGCGGCAAGGGAGGCGCTAAAAGCATGA
- the cobA gene encoding uroporphyrinogen-III C-methyltransferase, producing MIISTETKQSVKEPKITLVGAGPGDAELITIKGMKALQTADVVLYDALVNEDLLSFAPAHAHKVYVGKRSGEHSYSQEAVNKLMIDYAINYGHVVRLKGGDPFVFGRGYEELDFAASYSIPAEVIPGISSSIGVPGLQQIPVTHRGLSESFWVVTGTTASGEISGDLQQAARSKATVVVLMGLHKLAEIAEIFKAEGKHRLPVALIQSGSTANEKVVVGIVDTIVELAEENKIKAPAMMVFGEVVSLHPKFQPIREFYDILAQE from the coding sequence ATGATTATATCAACAGAAACAAAGCAATCCGTAAAGGAACCCAAAATAACCTTAGTTGGCGCAGGCCCAGGTGATGCTGAGCTGATTACCATAAAAGGCATGAAAGCTTTACAAACTGCCGACGTGGTTTTATATGATGCACTGGTGAATGAAGATCTGTTGAGTTTTGCCCCCGCCCATGCGCACAAAGTGTACGTTGGCAAACGTTCGGGCGAACACTCTTACTCGCAGGAAGCTGTGAATAAGTTAATGATTGACTACGCCATAAATTATGGCCATGTGGTACGGCTGAAAGGCGGAGACCCGTTTGTTTTTGGTCGCGGTTATGAAGAACTGGATTTTGCAGCGTCGTACAGCATCCCTGCCGAGGTTATTCCCGGTATATCCAGTTCAATTGGTGTACCGGGCTTACAGCAAATACCCGTAACGCACCGCGGTTTAAGCGAAAGTTTTTGGGTGGTAACAGGCACCACCGCCAGCGGAGAAATATCTGGCGATTTGCAACAAGCCGCCCGCAGCAAAGCTACTGTAGTAGTTTTAATGGGATTACACAAATTAGCCGAAATTGCTGAGATCTTTAAAGCTGAAGGCAAACATCGCCTACCTGTTGCACTAATTCAAAGCGGCTCAACCGCAAATGAAAAGGTGGTGGTAGGCATTGTAGATACCATTGTTGAACTGGCTGAAGAAAATAAAATAAAGGCTCCGGCTATGATGGTATTTGGCGAGGTGGTTTCACTACATCCAAAGTTTCAACCCATTCGCGAATTTTATGACATCCTTGCCCAGGAATAA
- a CDS encoding TSUP family transporter, translating into MAVSEALEGNQLFPVFLKLNQLHTVLIGGGNVGLEKLTALLNNSQQAQVTVVAEQLLPEVYDLAAGYPRVKLIKKSFTEEDLDDADLVVAATANNILNERIRQAAHQRKLLINVADKPELCDFYLGSIVKKGDLKLAISTNGKSPTVAKRLKQVLNEALPAELDTTLQQLSALRETLTGDFAGKVKALNKATAILVDPKPVKKKNFKWLIWLSIIASIAIAVTALWFNEPGFKLYVQDISPVFYYFLAAGFVFAMIDGAIGMSYGVTSTAFSLSMGISPASASMAVHLSEIMSNGIAGWMHYRMGNVNWKMFKLLIIPGIIGAATGACLISSLEHYAMYTKPLVSVYTLILGSVILSKAFKTGKKKSADKIKRISLLGLGGGFIDAVGGGGWGSIVLSSLIAGGRHPRFSLGTVKLTRFFIAMIGSLIFLTMLNGAPWSAIAGLIIGSALAAPIAARISNRISVKVIMVAVGIIVILVSLKSITSFLMKFI; encoded by the coding sequence TTGGCAGTTTCGGAAGCTCTGGAAGGCAATCAGCTTTTCCCTGTATTCTTAAAACTCAACCAGCTGCACACGGTGCTTATTGGCGGTGGTAATGTAGGTTTAGAAAAATTGACCGCATTGCTGAACAATAGCCAGCAAGCACAGGTAACGGTAGTGGCTGAGCAGTTATTGCCTGAGGTGTATGATTTGGCGGCCGGGTACCCTAGGGTAAAGTTGATAAAAAAAAGCTTTACAGAGGAAGATCTGGATGATGCCGACTTGGTAGTGGCTGCCACAGCCAATAATATTTTGAATGAGCGCATAAGGCAGGCAGCACATCAGCGTAAACTATTGATTAATGTAGCTGATAAACCAGAACTTTGTGATTTTTATCTGGGCTCAATTGTTAAAAAAGGCGACCTTAAACTGGCTATATCTACCAATGGCAAATCGCCTACAGTAGCCAAGCGCCTAAAGCAGGTTTTAAATGAGGCTTTGCCTGCCGAATTGGACACTACTTTACAACAACTAAGTGCCTTACGCGAAACTCTAACCGGCGACTTTGCCGGAAAGGTAAAAGCGCTCAATAAAGCAACAGCCATCCTGGTTGACCCTAAACCGGTTAAAAAGAAAAACTTTAAATGGCTGATCTGGCTGTCCATTATTGCATCAATAGCTATTGCTGTAACAGCATTGTGGTTTAACGAGCCGGGATTTAAGTTGTATGTACAAGACATCAGCCCCGTATTTTACTACTTCCTGGCTGCGGGTTTTGTATTTGCCATGATAGATGGGGCCATTGGCATGTCGTATGGCGTTACTTCAACAGCTTTTTCTTTGTCCATGGGCATCTCCCCCGCTTCAGCAAGCATGGCGGTGCACCTGTCTGAGATCATGAGTAACGGCATTGCCGGCTGGATGCACTACCGCATGGGTAATGTAAACTGGAAAATGTTTAAGCTGCTCATCATACCCGGCATAATAGGTGCAGCAACCGGGGCTTGCTTAATATCGTCATTAGAGCATTATGCAATGTATACCAAGCCCTTGGTATCCGTTTATACACTTATATTAGGTTCAGTAATCCTTTCTAAAGCATTTAAGACGGGTAAAAAGAAATCAGCCGATAAAATTAAGCGGATATCGTTACTGGGCTTAGGCGGGGGTTTTATTGACGCTGTAGGCGGAGGTGGTTGGGGCTCAATTGTATTATCGTCGTTAATAGCAGGTGGCCGGCACCCCCGTTTTTCATTAGGTACGGTAAAATTAACCAGATTTTTTATAGCCATGATTGGCTCGCTGATATTCTTAACCATGCTTAACGGCGCCCCTTGGAGCGCTATAGCAGGGTTAATCATCGGCAGTGCCCTGGCAGCGCCTATTGCGGCCCGTATCTCAAACCGTATATCGGTTAAGGTTATTATGGTTGCTGTGGGCATAATTGTGATATTAGTAAGTTTAAAAAGCATCACCAGCTTTTTAATGAAGTTTATTTAA
- a CDS encoding phosphoadenylyl-sulfate reductase translates to MNSKIVEDIKQQTTGMAPSSALAWLADAFPGEIVFSTSFGWEDQVITHMIFSNNLPIKVFTLETGRLFPETYYVWNRSMEIYGQPIYAYYPQNEALEAMVNAKGPSSFYESVENRKECCGIRKIEPLKRALKGNKIWITGIRAEQSPNRQDMVNMEWDEGNQLVKYHPVFEWSLDEVKTYIKNNNIPYNTLHDRGFPSIGCQPCTRAVQPGEDFRAGRWWWEDQSKKECGLHSVKEIITEK, encoded by the coding sequence ATGAACAGTAAGATTGTAGAAGATATAAAGCAACAAACCACCGGCATGGCACCCAGCAGTGCTTTGGCCTGGCTGGCAGATGCTTTTCCAGGTGAGATCGTGTTCTCTACCAGCTTTGGGTGGGAAGATCAGGTGATTACGCATATGATTTTCTCTAACAACCTGCCTATTAAAGTATTTACGTTAGAAACCGGCCGCCTCTTCCCCGAAACCTATTATGTGTGGAACCGCAGCATGGAAATATACGGGCAACCTATATATGCCTACTACCCGCAAAACGAAGCGCTTGAAGCCATGGTGAACGCTAAAGGCCCGAGCAGTTTTTATGAGTCGGTAGAGAACCGTAAAGAATGCTGCGGCATACGCAAAATTGAACCGTTGAAACGGGCGCTCAAAGGTAATAAGATATGGATCACTGGCATACGTGCCGAGCAATCGCCCAACCGCCAGGATATGGTAAATATGGAGTGGGACGAAGGCAATCAGCTGGTTAAATATCACCCTGTATTTGAGTGGAGCCTGGATGAGGTAAAGACCTATATTAAAAACAACAACATACCCTACAATACCCTGCACGACCGCGGCTTTCCGAGCATTGGCTGCCAGCCTTGTACCCGTGCGGTACAACCCGGCGAAGACTTTAGGGCAGGCCGCTGGTGGTGGGAAGATCAATCGAAAAAAGAATGTGGTTTGCATTCAGTTAAAGAAATTATAACAGAAAAATGA
- the cysD gene encoding sulfate adenylyltransferase subunit CysD: MSKHHLDYLDELEAEAIHILREVAGQFEKPALLFSGGKDSITLVRLAEKAFRPGKFPFPLVHIDTGHNFPETIQYRDEMIARLGEKLIVGHVQDSINQGKVVEQKGKNASRNALQTVTLLDTIAQHQFDACIGGARRDEEKARAKERIFSVRDEFGQWDPKRQRPELWNIYNGKIHKGENVRVFPISNWTELDVWNYIRRENIALPSIYFAHERECITRNGQLMAAAEFLNMDEEDVITRRNVRFRTVGDMTCTAAVESEAYLIDDIINEISASKISERGARMDDKVSEAAMEERKKGGYF, encoded by the coding sequence ATGAGTAAACATCACTTAGATTATCTGGATGAACTGGAGGCGGAAGCCATACACATATTGCGTGAGGTGGCGGGTCAGTTTGAGAAGCCTGCCCTACTGTTTTCGGGAGGAAAGGACTCTATCACACTGGTGCGTCTGGCCGAAAAAGCTTTCCGACCAGGTAAGTTTCCCTTTCCGTTAGTTCATATCGATACCGGTCATAACTTTCCGGAAACCATACAATACCGCGATGAGATGATTGCCCGCCTGGGCGAAAAACTGATTGTAGGCCATGTACAGGATTCAATAAACCAGGGCAAAGTAGTAGAGCAAAAAGGCAAGAACGCGAGCCGCAATGCGTTACAAACCGTTACTTTGTTGGATACCATTGCGCAGCACCAGTTTGATGCCTGTATTGGCGGCGCACGCCGCGATGAGGAAAAAGCCCGTGCCAAGGAGCGTATCTTCTCGGTACGTGACGAGTTTGGCCAGTGGGATCCTAAACGCCAGCGCCCGGAGTTATGGAACATCTACAACGGTAAAATTCATAAGGGTGAGAATGTACGCGTGTTCCCTATCAGTAACTGGACCGAACTGGATGTATGGAACTACATCCGCCGAGAAAATATTGCCCTGCCATCCATCTATTTTGCACATGAGCGCGAGTGTATTACCCGCAATGGTCAGCTTATGGCTGCTGCCGAGTTTTTAAATATGGACGAAGAGGACGTGATAACCCGCCGTAACGTACGTTTCCGTACCGTAGGCGACATGACCTGTACAGCCGCGGTAGAATCAGAGGCGTATTTAATTGACGACATTATAAACGAAATAAGCGCTTCTAAAATAAGCGAACGTGGTGCCCGTATGGATGACAAAGTATCGGAAGCAGCCATGGAAGAACGCAAGAAAGGAGGCTACTTTTAA